A single window of Rubripirellula lacrimiformis DNA harbors:
- a CDS encoding sugar phosphate isomerase/epimerase family protein, whose amino-acid sequence MHQKSLLWMNRRMAVIACAVLAAAVSLMPRCFADDNSTHHFKIGTCDWSIQMPLSVESFEFARRNGLQGIQYSFDAKEEGLDLRLPENRDIIRETVQTTGVGISSLGIGLLNRVPLATTDEAERLVVECIETMAKLQEEAAELEDRDLAAKVSPNIVLLAFFGKADINGKPELIQTVIEKLKRVAPLAERHGFTLALETLLNEADHRHILASVGSPAVKIYYDTGNASRMGYDIYREIESLGSENICEIHLKENGDLLGNGDIDFAKVKDLLESMQYKGWLIIEGSFPKRMDRAEATEKNATYALDLFNPSLQSSETDKSQ is encoded by the coding sequence ATGCATCAGAAAAGTCTGCTTTGGATGAATCGTCGAATGGCAGTCATCGCTTGCGCTGTCTTGGCGGCGGCTGTATCGTTGATGCCCAGGTGTTTCGCCGACGATAACAGCACGCATCATTTCAAGATTGGCACCTGTGATTGGTCGATCCAAATGCCGCTGTCGGTTGAGTCGTTTGAGTTTGCTCGGCGTAATGGACTGCAAGGCATTCAATATTCATTCGATGCGAAAGAAGAAGGCCTTGACCTGCGTCTTCCAGAGAATCGCGACATCATCCGCGAAACAGTCCAAACAACGGGAGTCGGAATTTCTTCGCTGGGCATCGGGCTGCTGAACAGAGTCCCGCTGGCGACGACGGACGAAGCCGAACGATTGGTCGTCGAGTGCATCGAAACGATGGCAAAGCTTCAAGAGGAAGCGGCTGAACTGGAGGATCGTGATCTGGCGGCCAAGGTCTCACCCAACATCGTATTGCTGGCCTTCTTCGGCAAAGCGGACATCAACGGCAAGCCGGAGTTGATCCAGACAGTCATCGAAAAGCTGAAGCGAGTCGCTCCGCTGGCGGAAAGGCACGGTTTCACCCTGGCCTTGGAAACGCTGCTGAACGAAGCCGACCACCGCCACATCCTTGCAAGCGTCGGATCGCCCGCCGTGAAAATCTATTACGACACGGGGAACGCGTCGCGGATGGGCTACGACATCTATCGCGAGATCGAGAGCCTTGGCAGCGAGAACATCTGCGAAATTCACCTGAAAGAGAATGGTGATTTGCTCGGCAACGGCGACATCGACTTTGCAAAAGTAAAAGATCTGCTCGAATCGATGCAGTACAAAGGATGGTTGATCATCGAAGGCTCATTTCCCAAGCGGATGGATCGGGCGGAAGCCACCGAAAAGAACGCGACTTACGCCCTAGATCTGTTCAATCCATCCCTTCAATCCAGCGAAACAGACAAAAGTCAATAA
- a CDS encoding alpha/beta hydrolase: MNKPIFAFVIALFSPGLLSAQTLRERDIIYQRTEGVALTMDVFVPEKPNGVGIIKIVSGGWKSNHSKVKDGFSSPYTDQGYTVFAVFHGSQPRYQVRDIMGFMHRAVRFIRTNADRWNIDPDRIGVTGSSAGGHLSLILATKGGPGDPKANDPVDRASSAVQAACVFYPPTDYLNWSEPGDDCVGVGKQQRWQPAFGDESKTAETRQVLGRHMSPIYHVSEKTPPVSIIHGDADPIVPLYQSQSFQTVAESKGVPIQLVIKEGAKHGWPNKEADEVQFVNWFNQHLLK, from the coding sequence ATGAACAAACCAATCTTCGCCTTCGTGATTGCACTCTTCTCGCCTGGGCTATTGTCAGCCCAAACGCTGCGCGAGCGTGACATCATCTATCAGCGAACCGAAGGTGTTGCGTTGACGATGGATGTGTTTGTGCCAGAGAAACCGAACGGCGTCGGGATCATCAAGATTGTTAGCGGCGGTTGGAAGTCGAATCACTCCAAAGTGAAGGACGGCTTTTCCAGTCCCTACACCGATCAAGGGTACACGGTCTTTGCCGTCTTTCACGGTTCTCAGCCGCGATACCAAGTCCGCGACATCATGGGATTCATGCATCGCGCCGTCAGGTTCATTCGCACCAACGCGGATCGCTGGAACATTGATCCCGATCGCATTGGTGTCACTGGCAGCAGTGCAGGCGGCCACCTCAGCCTGATTCTTGCCACCAAGGGCGGACCCGGCGATCCGAAAGCGAACGACCCGGTCGATCGCGCCAGTAGCGCCGTCCAGGCCGCCTGCGTTTTCTATCCGCCTACCGACTACTTGAATTGGAGCGAACCAGGCGACGACTGCGTCGGCGTCGGCAAGCAACAACGTTGGCAGCCTGCGTTCGGTGATGAATCGAAAACGGCCGAGACTCGCCAAGTGCTTGGACGCCACATGTCGCCGATCTACCACGTCAGCGAAAAGACACCGCCCGTATCCATCATCCACGGCGACGCGGACCCGATCGTGCCACTGTATCAGTCGCAGAGTTTCCAGACGGTCGCCGAGTCCAAAGGTGTGCCGATCCAGCTGGTGATCAAAGAAGGTGCCAAGCACGGCTGGCCCAACAAGGAAGCCGATGAAGTGCAATTCGTGAATTGGTTCAATCAACATTTACTGAAATAG
- a CDS encoding RES family NAD+ phosphorylase, with translation MFKNEAENESFSTFWNRVICLNFSEPMHPEDAAAYATTQVLSAHLHAAGIDGLLYSSAMNPNGHNCVIFAKNNVEIMSTRLCRVESVSHEVEWKADSNVMKSSGD, from the coding sequence GTGTTCAAGAATGAAGCAGAGAACGAGAGTTTTTCGACATTCTGGAACAGAGTCATCTGCCTGAACTTTTCCGAACCGATGCATCCCGAGGATGCGGCTGCATACGCGACGACGCAGGTCCTTAGTGCGCATCTCCATGCGGCTGGCATTGATGGTCTTTTGTACTCAAGCGCCATGAATCCGAACGGCCACAACTGCGTGATATTTGCAAAAAACAACGTTGAGATTATGTCAACGCGACTTTGTCGTGTGGAATCGGTTAGCCACGAAGTGGAATGGAAAGCCGATAGCAATGTAATGAAAAGCAGCGGCGATTAA
- a CDS encoding IS3 family transposase (programmed frameshift), giving the protein MTNARKRRKPEQIVKALAEGEAMLAAGKTAAEVYQKLGVAESTWMRWKKQFGGMKSDEAKRLRELEIENQRLKELLAEAELDKKMLKMIAGGKLLSPARRRDAVCKLQHSFAVSERRACRTLGQPRSSQRYAAKTNEEEPRLIARILELVGEFPRYGYRQITRLLRQEGWRVNFKRVYRLWKQEGLKVPVKKAKKRRMGNADGGINRRAAERPNHVWSIDFIFDRTENGRSLKILSLIDEFTRECIALEVGRKFTGDDLVHLLSELFVIRGVPSFIRSDNGPEFISKSVRSFLDFIEVGTSYIEPGSPWQNGYVESFHSRFRDECLACELFGSLAEAQAVIESWRQTYNHRRPHSGLGGLTPAEFASQWAASATVAALPPRKQPTANSVTQSLLS; this is encoded by the exons ATGACGAATGCACGAAAACGACGAAAGCCTGAACAGATCGTGAAGGCGTTGGCTGAGGGCGAGGCGATGTTGGCCGCTGGCAAGACTGCTGCGGAGGTCTACCAGAAGCTTGGGGTTGCCGAATCGACTTGGATGCGTTGGAAGAAGCAGTTTGGCGGCATGAAGTCCGATGAAGCCAAACGACTCCGCGAGCTCGAGATTGAGAATCAACGACTCAAGGAACTGCTCGCCGAAGCAGAGCTCGACAAGAAGATGTTGAAGATGATCGCAG GAGGGAAACTTCTGAGCCCGGCGCGACGACGCGACGCAGTCTGTAAGTTACAGCACAGTTTCGCCGTCTCGGAGCGTCGGGCTTGCAGGACGCTCGGCCAGCCACGTAGTAGCCAACGCTACGCGGCAAAAACCAATGAAGAAGAACCGCGTCTGATCGCGCGGATTCTTGAGCTCGTGGGTGAATTCCCTCGCTACGGATATCGACAGATTACACGCTTGCTCCGGCAGGAAGGTTGGCGTGTGAACTTCAAACGTGTTTATCGACTTTGGAAGCAAGAGGGACTCAAAGTACCCGTGAAAAAGGCAAAGAAGCGACGGATGGGAAATGCAGACGGGGGTATCAATCGCCGAGCAGCTGAGCGTCCTAATCATGTTTGGTCGATCGACTTCATCTTCGACCGAACCGAGAACGGTCGATCACTGAAAATTCTTTCGTTGATCGACGAGTTCACTCGCGAGTGCATTGCCCTGGAGGTTGGTCGGAAGTTTACCGGCGATGACTTGGTGCATTTACTGAGCGAGTTATTTGTGATCCGCGGCGTCCCGTCATTCATTCGTAGCGACAACGGGCCGGAGTTCATCAGCAAGTCGGTTCGCTCGTTTCTCGACTTCATCGAGGTAGGCACGTCTTACATCGAACCGGGAAGCCCCTGGCAGAACGGATACGTCGAAAGCTTCCACAGTCGGTTCCGCGACGAGTGTTTGGCCTGCGAGTTGTTCGGCAGCCTAGCTGAGGCTCAGGCCGTGATTGAATCCTGGCGTCAAACGTACAACCACCGTCGTCCACACAGTGGTCTTGGTGGTCTCACCCCGGCGGAGTTTGCCTCGCAGTGGGCTGCTTCCGCTACGGTCGCTGCGCTCCCTCCGCGGAAGCAGCCCACTGCGAATTCTGTTACCCAATCCCTACTCTCATAA
- a CDS encoding ParA family protein, translating into MDVVSVINYKGGVGKTTTTANLAAELAVRGHDVLVLDLDAQASLTFSFVSPDIWQEKLSKDKTIKAWFDSASSSSPIPLKSLIFEPPKVKARLEKVNKDAGKLHLVPSHLGLINVDLELATELGGATMSQAKAKFLKLHRRLSDELANLDPDEYDIVLIDCPPNFNITTKTAIVASNRILIPAKPDYLSTLGISYLIRNLNALVRDYNEYATHDPDDGEEIIEPEILGVVFTMIQITSGRPISAQRPFIARTESLGIKVFRSLIRENKTIFADAAEQGVPVVLNQYSGTTHPDVVAEIENFVTEFEGLVGLE; encoded by the coding sequence ATGGATGTCGTTTCGGTAATAAACTACAAAGGTGGCGTTGGTAAAACCACCACCACAGCGAATCTCGCTGCGGAATTGGCTGTGCGTGGACATGACGTGCTGGTTCTCGACCTAGATGCTCAAGCCAGCTTGACATTTTCTTTTGTTAGCCCAGACATCTGGCAAGAGAAATTGTCGAAAGACAAGACGATCAAAGCTTGGTTCGATTCGGCCTCGAGCAGTAGCCCGATTCCTCTAAAATCACTGATTTTTGAACCACCAAAGGTGAAAGCCAGACTTGAAAAGGTGAACAAAGATGCGGGAAAGCTTCATTTGGTCCCATCTCATCTGGGTTTGATCAACGTGGACCTGGAGTTAGCGACAGAGCTTGGTGGCGCCACTATGTCTCAAGCAAAAGCGAAGTTTCTAAAACTGCATCGCCGATTGTCTGATGAACTCGCGAACCTTGATCCAGACGAATATGACATCGTGCTAATTGACTGTCCGCCAAATTTCAATATCACCACGAAGACAGCCATCGTTGCAAGCAATCGAATTCTGATTCCCGCAAAGCCGGACTACCTCTCAACGCTAGGCATTAGCTACCTGATCCGCAACCTGAACGCGTTAGTGAGAGACTACAACGAATATGCGACGCATGATCCAGATGATGGAGAAGAGATCATTGAGCCAGAAATTCTGGGTGTTGTTTTTACCATGATCCAAATTACTTCGGGGCGCCCGATCTCAGCACAGCGACCGTTCATTGCAAGAACAGAGAGTCTCGGTATCAAAGTATTCCGATCACTAATTCGCGAGAACAAGACGATATTTGCCGACGCAGCAGAGCAAGGAGTGCCTGTCGTCTTAAACCAATATAGCGGGACGACACATCCGGATGTTGTAGCCGAGATTGAAAACTTCGTAACGGAATTTGAGGGGCTTGTTGGCCTTGAGTAG
- the brxL gene encoding protease Lon-related BREX system protein BrxL — protein sequence MDALDQKVTRIFAGKVVRKDLLHQLKGGENVPSYVLEYLLGKYCASDDEQEIKLGIEAVKDTLTRNYFRHDEANKAQSLVEQKGKYRFIDRIDVRFLASESKYWASMDNFGFNRIHVAQEYYRRYERLLEGGIWAITDVEYHANDDGPKGSPFHIAAIKPVQLARFDFEEYAQLRSEFSTDEWIDILIRSVGLEPQTFDRRLKLLLLSRLIPFVEHNYNFIELGPRGTGKSYAYSEFSPYCILISGGKASSANLFYNNARRKVGLVGYWDVVAFDEVGGMKVSDPDVMQIMKDYAANGRFSRGVAQITAEASLVFVGNLNQPVESLVANSATDLFQPLPKEFDLALIDRLHFYLPGWEVPKNSTDILTKHYGFVTDYLAEAFRHLAKSNQTDTTEKFYRLGNHVEGRDARAVRRTVSGFVKLLHPDGKYEKEEVREYVELALEGRRRVKEQLKKRHFTEFHKTSFSYIDNETNHEVVVAVPEQSGTGSISQDPLPAGSVYAGVIDLEANVGLYRIEVNCLPGTGKLKSPASMEKTLKESLQRAFSYLQVNQDKMGLTTSIAQKDLMIEAVELTGGRVEAGCGIPFFIAMMSAIHDRPVDTSMVILGDLTIQGNIKGLSSILEPLQVAVDNGATRALVPIANKNQFAALPEEVVENLELVFYGDPDRALRRALAN from the coding sequence ATGGACGCACTTGATCAAAAAGTTACTCGCATATTCGCCGGCAAAGTCGTGCGTAAGGATCTGCTACATCAACTCAAAGGTGGAGAGAACGTTCCTTCGTACGTGCTTGAGTACCTGCTCGGAAAATATTGCGCGTCCGATGACGAGCAGGAAATCAAACTTGGAATCGAGGCCGTCAAGGATACGCTGACTCGGAACTACTTCCGCCACGACGAAGCCAACAAGGCGCAGTCGCTTGTCGAGCAGAAAGGGAAGTATCGCTTTATCGATCGCATCGACGTTCGATTCTTGGCAAGCGAATCGAAGTATTGGGCTTCGATGGACAACTTTGGATTCAACCGTATCCACGTCGCACAGGAATACTACCGCCGCTATGAGCGCTTGCTTGAAGGTGGCATCTGGGCAATCACAGATGTCGAATACCACGCAAATGACGACGGACCAAAAGGCAGTCCTTTTCACATCGCGGCAATCAAACCCGTCCAGCTTGCTCGATTCGACTTCGAGGAATATGCCCAGCTTCGTTCAGAGTTCAGCACCGATGAATGGATTGACATCCTGATTCGTAGCGTCGGCTTGGAACCGCAGACGTTTGATCGTCGGCTAAAGCTCCTGTTGTTGTCGCGTCTGATCCCATTCGTCGAACACAACTACAACTTTATTGAACTCGGGCCGCGCGGCACAGGCAAGTCATACGCATACAGCGAGTTCTCCCCGTACTGCATTCTTATTTCAGGTGGCAAAGCCAGCAGTGCAAACCTGTTCTACAACAATGCTCGGCGGAAAGTCGGGTTAGTTGGCTACTGGGATGTTGTTGCGTTTGACGAAGTGGGCGGCATGAAGGTCAGTGATCCTGATGTGATGCAGATCATGAAGGATTATGCGGCAAATGGACGATTCAGTCGGGGCGTGGCTCAGATTACCGCCGAGGCATCGCTGGTTTTCGTCGGCAACCTTAATCAGCCGGTGGAATCTTTGGTCGCAAATTCCGCTACCGACCTGTTCCAGCCATTGCCCAAAGAATTCGACTTGGCATTGATCGACCGATTGCACTTTTACCTGCCCGGCTGGGAAGTGCCGAAGAATTCAACGGACATCCTGACTAAGCATTACGGATTCGTGACAGACTATCTGGCTGAAGCTTTTCGCCATCTGGCAAAGAGCAACCAGACAGACACAACAGAGAAGTTCTACCGGCTGGGCAATCACGTCGAGGGCCGAGATGCCAGAGCTGTCCGACGAACGGTGAGCGGCTTCGTGAAGCTGTTACATCCAGACGGAAAGTACGAGAAGGAAGAGGTGCGAGAGTACGTTGAGTTGGCGCTAGAAGGTCGCCGTCGCGTGAAAGAACAGCTGAAGAAGCGACACTTCACGGAATTTCACAAGACCAGCTTTTCGTACATCGACAATGAAACCAATCACGAAGTTGTGGTCGCTGTTCCCGAACAAAGTGGAACTGGTTCAATCAGCCAAGATCCATTGCCGGCAGGTTCTGTCTATGCCGGTGTGATCGACTTGGAAGCCAATGTTGGTCTGTACCGGATCGAAGTCAATTGCTTGCCGGGCACTGGGAAACTGAAATCACCGGCCAGCATGGAGAAGACGTTGAAGGAGTCACTTCAACGCGCGTTTTCCTACCTGCAGGTCAATCAAGACAAAATGGGCCTAACGACATCGATCGCCCAGAAAGACCTGATGATTGAAGCTGTCGAGCTTACGGGCGGAAGAGTTGAAGCCGGCTGTGGTATTCCGTTCTTTATCGCCATGATGTCGGCCATCCATGATCGTCCCGTCGATACCAGCATGGTGATCCTTGGAGATCTCACAATCCAAGGGAACATCAAAGGGCTCAGTTCCATCCTCGAACCACTTCAAGTCGCGGTAGACAACGGAGCGACTAGAGCATTGGTCCCCATCGCGAACAAAAACCAGTTTGCTGCTTTACCAGAGGAAGTTGTCGAGAACCTCGAATTGGTCTTCTACGGCGATCCGGATAGAGCGTTACGTCGAGCCTTGGCAAACTAG
- a CDS encoding PglZ domain-containing protein produces MIEKNCSWQVRHRNDHERKRRRGNMSVSTFIHRRLVDLLEEQRVVVWYDAEQSFTELVAKLTVPNCIVVDTSLSTLQSRRESDRVLAGINNPDDSELKHKHLLVYCPRGRGKREEERYEDPFEVFAVIGAAFGDDEGDKLQSLARQAMPDRSGEIDRLFDEGQPTLTMLDNLKVGQSFPLIKDCLGTDSPMDVVAKVLCEKGIVGKIEGTAGVIDELQRMLHDEYGYSPPPRKAKVEAKLAPLGAYVLLSEFVFDLQTAVPDGLSDLTVADTAHRDRIFAVCDRMRRNDDFREGYISLAQRLEDELKLRESFADCDQLGVRDTFPFEEQRFLKRLPELVKSGDLDAAANIINARRSSVWSSLGERALLWKVAERCVDFLRIAKVCAKKILPPSQSPKQHVENYVSRDNGLWLIDQHQRLVEHGSASCSEDEEIEPLVDLCRKEYFAIAGKAQDSFLEAVARDGWPPEATSRHTQTFDKHVAPLLAEGGRVAYFLVDSMRYEMGHDLGASLEGHGNVRVESSVSILPTVTPFGMSALMPGAEAAWKIIEKKNDLLPALGDDVMPGVTERKSLLKSRFGDRFADATLESVLTIKDKRPPKQIANADLVVVRTQEMDAYGEVMPLYQARKHMSGILGELVTATNRLAKLGYTHFVYVADHGHVLLPEIAAGDAIKKPPGEWKLEKRRCLLGHSTGPASGVTIIKTEKLGIDVPVPEMAVASGFRVFKAGAGYFHEGISLQECVLPIVVLTSTKAKQETSSSTDIQIRYRTDSFTSPIIGLKLFHNSLFDEALLIRLEAYDGTGAKANSIGEAADCDARDPNTGLITLGKGETQVPLRVDDDFEGKQIEVRVIAADGPGVVLARKTLKNKMLM; encoded by the coding sequence ATGATCGAGAAGAACTGTTCGTGGCAAGTGCGGCACCGAAACGATCACGAAAGAAAAAGGCGTAGAGGCAATATGAGCGTAAGCACATTCATTCACCGCCGACTGGTCGATCTGCTTGAAGAGCAGCGTGTCGTCGTCTGGTATGACGCAGAACAGTCCTTCACGGAATTGGTCGCGAAACTCACCGTACCCAACTGCATCGTCGTCGATACATCGCTGTCAACTCTCCAGTCTCGACGTGAATCCGATCGTGTTCTGGCTGGGATCAACAACCCGGATGATTCGGAACTGAAGCACAAACATTTGCTGGTTTACTGTCCTAGAGGTCGTGGCAAACGAGAAGAAGAAAGGTACGAAGACCCGTTTGAGGTCTTCGCTGTTATTGGCGCGGCCTTTGGTGACGACGAAGGTGACAAGCTGCAATCGTTGGCACGGCAGGCAATGCCCGATCGATCTGGTGAAATCGATCGACTGTTCGATGAGGGTCAGCCAACGCTTACCATGCTCGACAATCTAAAAGTCGGACAGTCGTTTCCGCTCATCAAGGATTGTCTGGGCACCGATTCACCGATGGATGTGGTCGCCAAGGTTCTTTGTGAAAAGGGAATTGTCGGCAAGATAGAAGGGACTGCCGGCGTTATTGATGAACTGCAGAGGATGTTGCACGACGAGTACGGCTATTCGCCTCCACCGCGCAAGGCCAAAGTCGAAGCGAAGCTAGCCCCGTTGGGTGCGTATGTGCTGTTGTCAGAATTTGTATTCGACTTGCAGACTGCAGTGCCGGATGGACTGAGCGACCTAACCGTTGCCGACACTGCTCACCGAGACCGAATCTTTGCAGTCTGCGATCGAATGCGAAGAAACGATGATTTCCGTGAGGGCTACATTAGTTTGGCTCAGCGGTTGGAAGACGAATTGAAGCTTCGTGAATCGTTTGCAGACTGCGACCAACTTGGAGTTCGTGACACGTTCCCTTTCGAGGAACAAAGGTTCCTGAAGCGTCTGCCGGAACTGGTCAAGTCAGGTGACTTGGATGCTGCTGCCAATATAATCAACGCAAGACGCAGTTCGGTTTGGTCATCTCTGGGGGAACGGGCCCTGTTGTGGAAGGTCGCAGAGAGGTGTGTCGATTTCCTGCGAATAGCCAAGGTATGTGCCAAGAAGATCCTGCCACCATCGCAAAGTCCCAAACAGCACGTCGAGAATTATGTCAGTCGCGATAACGGGCTGTGGTTGATCGACCAACACCAGCGATTAGTAGAACATGGCTCAGCGAGTTGTTCGGAAGACGAGGAAATCGAACCGTTGGTGGATTTGTGTCGCAAAGAGTATTTCGCGATCGCCGGCAAGGCACAGGACTCGTTCTTGGAAGCTGTCGCCCGCGACGGATGGCCCCCTGAAGCAACGAGCCGGCACACGCAAACATTTGATAAGCATGTTGCACCTCTTCTGGCAGAAGGCGGACGAGTCGCCTACTTCCTTGTTGACTCTATGCGTTACGAAATGGGTCATGATCTGGGAGCCAGCTTGGAAGGTCACGGTAACGTCCGCGTGGAGTCCTCAGTCAGCATTCTGCCTACGGTGACGCCATTCGGAATGTCCGCACTCATGCCCGGTGCTGAAGCCGCGTGGAAGATCATCGAAAAGAAGAACGACCTGCTGCCTGCCCTTGGCGATGATGTGATGCCGGGAGTGACAGAGAGAAAGTCACTGCTCAAAAGTCGATTCGGTGACCGTTTTGCTGATGCCACACTGGAGAGCGTGCTTACGATCAAAGACAAGCGGCCTCCAAAACAGATTGCCAATGCAGATTTGGTCGTTGTTCGTACTCAGGAGATGGATGCCTACGGTGAAGTGATGCCGCTGTATCAGGCTCGTAAGCACATGAGTGGTATTCTTGGTGAATTGGTGACTGCAACCAACCGCCTAGCGAAGCTGGGTTACACGCACTTCGTGTACGTGGCGGATCACGGTCATGTACTTCTTCCCGAGATCGCTGCTGGTGACGCAATCAAGAAACCTCCGGGAGAATGGAAACTTGAGAAGCGACGTTGCCTGCTCGGTCACAGTACCGGGCCGGCCAGCGGGGTGACGATCATCAAGACAGAAAAGTTGGGCATTGATGTCCCTGTTCCAGAAATGGCCGTCGCATCGGGTTTCCGCGTCTTCAAAGCAGGTGCCGGATACTTCCATGAAGGGATATCACTGCAGGAGTGCGTTCTTCCGATCGTTGTTTTGACATCAACCAAGGCCAAACAAGAAACATCAAGTTCGACGGACATACAGATCCGCTACCGAACCGACAGCTTCACCAGTCCGATCATCGGACTGAAGTTGTTTCACAATAGTTTGTTTGATGAGGCGTTGCTTATTCGACTCGAAGCGTATGATGGGACCGGTGCGAAGGCCAATTCCATTGGTGAAGCAGCCGACTGTGACGCACGTGACCCGAATACAGGTTTGATTACGCTGGGCAAAGGCGAGACTCAGGTTCCTCTGCGAGTTGATGATGACTTTGAAGGAAAGCAAATTGAAGTGCGTGTGATCGCCGCCGATGGACCGGGTGTCGTTCTGGCAAGAAAAACACTGAAAAACAAAATGTTGATGTAG